In a single window of the Acidobacteriota bacterium genome:
- a CDS encoding cupredoxin domain-containing protein, translated as MRKISIFGILFTVSTIAIFLISCSGGAITQSDSNVGNTADSSINGGSVTTSESAYKVVFQTEPGQVQAGTPATLVFTVKDSKDSVVRDLQIVHEKPLHLLIVSKDLAEFYHVHPELSPDGSYRVQHTFPNGGDYKLYADFTPPNAKQIVERIDVKVSGTERAKVALVADTKLEKSVDGLKVTMKPSAKIEAGQELTLDFAAFDAATGKPATDLQNYLGELAHFVIISEDLVDFVHAHPMAKGEKMDRMNMAGDMKEEDHNADGHSHGADSKEANRPSAYEVSAHTAFPRPGLYKLWAQFQRGGKVISVPFVVNVPTSSAKPVKAANVPAGATKITVSSSGYEPSSVSVVKGQPVKLAFYRADSENCGGEVVFAKQNIRKNLPVGETVVVEFTPTEAGEIAFACGMDMLSGKVVVTEN; from the coding sequence ATGAGAAAAATATCTATTTTTGGAATCCTTTTTACTGTTTCAACTATTGCCATCTTTTTGATCTCTTGCAGTGGCGGAGCGATCACGCAAAGCGACTCGAACGTCGGGAATACGGCGGATAGTTCTATCAATGGCGGTAGCGTGACAACTTCTGAGTCGGCTTACAAAGTTGTTTTCCAGACAGAACCTGGCCAGGTTCAGGCCGGTACCCCAGCAACACTGGTTTTTACTGTCAAAGACAGCAAGGATTCGGTTGTAAGGGACCTCCAGATCGTGCATGAGAAGCCGCTGCACCTTTTGATCGTTTCGAAAGACCTCGCGGAGTTTTATCACGTGCATCCGGAGCTATCACCGGATGGTTCGTATCGCGTTCAGCACACCTTCCCGAATGGCGGTGATTACAAGCTTTACGCGGACTTTACACCGCCAAACGCAAAGCAGATCGTAGAACGTATTGATGTCAAGGTATCGGGAACCGAGAGAGCGAAGGTAGCTCTCGTTGCGGATACAAAGCTCGAAAAATCGGTCGATGGCCTGAAAGTGACGATGAAACCGAGTGCGAAAATCGAAGCGGGACAGGAATTAACGCTTGATTTCGCGGCCTTCGACGCCGCTACCGGAAAGCCCGCGACCGATCTGCAGAATTATCTGGGCGAACTGGCCCACTTCGTCATCATCAGTGAAGACCTCGTTGACTTCGTCCACGCTCACCCGATGGCAAAGGGCGAAAAAATGGATCGGATGAATATGGCCGGCGATATGAAGGAAGAAGATCACAACGCCGACGGTCACTCGCACGGGGCAGATTCGAAAGAGGCTAATAGGCCGAGTGCTTACGAAGTTTCGGCACATACCGCTTTTCCACGGCCCGGGCTTTACAAGCTGTGGGCACAGTTTCAACGCGGCGGGAAGGTTATCAGCGTACCTTTTGTTGTCAATGTTCCGACAAGTTCGGCTAAACCGGTGAAGGCTGCAAATGTTCCTGCGGGAGCGACGAAGATCACTGTTTCGTCGAGCGGTTATGAGCCGTCATCTGTTTCGGTCGTCAAAGGCCAGCCTGTTAAGTTAGCTTTTTATCGAGCCGACTCTGAAAACTGCGGCGGCGAAGTCGTCTTTGCAAAGCAAAATATCCGCAAGAATCTGCCGGTCGGCGAAACCGTCGTGGTCGAATTCACGCCAACCGAAGCGGGTGA